Proteins co-encoded in one Armatimonadota bacterium genomic window:
- the tpiA gene encoding triose-phosphate isomerase: protein MRTPLVAGNWKMHLRIREALDLVGALRQALDGLAGIEVVVCPPFTALADVGRALAGSTIGLGAQNVHWAPQGPFTGEIAAPMLRDVGCTHVIIGHSERRHGLGETDAMVARKVVTALAHGLVPILCVGETLEEREAGRTEDVLAAQLRAGVADAGAADAARLVVAYEPVWAIGTGRPATGAEANRIAGLLRAWLRDRFSAGAAAVRVLYGGSVTPQTVGEFAGQPEVDGALVGGASLQADAFVGIVRAVLGARVAP, encoded by the coding sequence ATGCGCACACCGCTGGTGGCCGGCAACTGGAAGATGCACCTGCGCATCCGCGAGGCCCTGGACCTGGTCGGCGCGCTGCGGCAGGCCCTGGACGGCCTGGCCGGGATCGAGGTCGTGGTCTGCCCGCCGTTCACGGCGCTGGCCGACGTCGGCCGCGCCCTGGCCGGCTCGACGATCGGCCTGGGCGCCCAGAACGTGCACTGGGCACCCCAGGGGCCGTTCACCGGGGAGATCGCCGCGCCGATGCTGCGCGACGTGGGGTGCACCCACGTGATCATCGGACACTCCGAACGCCGCCACGGTCTGGGCGAGACGGATGCCATGGTGGCGCGCAAGGTGGTCACCGCCCTGGCGCACGGGCTGGTGCCCATCCTGTGCGTGGGCGAGACGTTGGAGGAACGGGAGGCGGGGCGCACCGAGGACGTGCTGGCCGCGCAACTGCGCGCCGGGGTCGCCGATGCCGGCGCGGCGGACGCCGCGCGGCTCGTCGTGGCGTACGAGCCCGTCTGGGCCATCGGCACCGGCCGGCCTGCGACCGGCGCAGAAGCGAACCGTATCGCCGGCCTGCTACGCGCCTGGCTGCGCGACCGGTTCAGCGCTGGCGCGGCGGCGGTCCGCGTGCTCTACGGCGGCAGCGTCACCCCCCAGACGGTCGGTGAGTTCGCCGGGCAACCCGAGGTCGATGGCGCCCTGGTCGGGGGCGCCAGCCTGCAGGCCGATGCCTTCGTGGGCATCGTGCGGGCCGTCCTGGGCGCGCGTGTGGCCCCGTGA